The proteins below are encoded in one region of Moritella sp. F3:
- a CDS encoding NAD(P)H-dependent oxidoreductase subunit E, with product MGSCDVAPAMTVNETYHTKLSKQSIDQLLDQLTQAETESLATDILSLTQNTSSANNEPLANGQPLA from the coding sequence ATCGGCTCTTGTGATGTCGCACCCGCCATGACGGTTAATGAAACCTATCACACCAAACTATCCAAACAGAGCATAGACCAATTACTCGATCAATTAACACAGGCAGAAACCGAATCCTTAGCAACAGATATATTGTCGTTAACGCAGAATACGTCTTCCGCAAATAATGAGCCCTTAGCAAATGGACAGCCGTTAGC